One window from the genome of Epinephelus moara isolate mb chromosome 21, YSFRI_EMoa_1.0, whole genome shotgun sequence encodes:
- the LOC126382905 gene encoding complement C1q-like protein 2: protein MKTSVAVLTLFLLYLRAAEVQQLDHQTGQGNTSKISTIEAACLCAGDVTGSQANYCQLVLMLRELEAKLKNTEKHLEDLRGEVQASQGKRVAFGATISNAGNIGPFNTDITLTYKNVYSNTGSYNPATGIFTAPVRGIYYFSFSGHNISSKAMGLQLMKNGVHTVTVVNHPAGNRHETATNGMTLQLEVGDQVYVKLSQNTWIFDNENNHSSFIGYLLFPL from the exons ATGAAGACCTCCGTGGCTGTGTTGACTTTATTCCTCCTCTACCTTAGAGCTGCTGAGGTGCAGCAGCTGGATCACCAGACCGGACAGGGCAACACCTCGAAGATTTCCACCATCGAGGCAGCTTGTCTGTGTGCTGGTGACGTAACAGGGAGCCAGGCAAACTATTGCCAACTTGTTCTCATGTTAAGAGAGCTGGAGGCcaaactgaaaaacactgagaaaCACTTAGAGGATCTGAGGGGAGAGGTCCAAG CCTCTCAAGGTAAGCGGGTGGCATTTGGAGCAACTATCAGCAATGCTGGAAACATCGGACCTTTTAACACTGACATCACCCTGACCTACAAAAATGTGTACTCAAACACAGGCTCATACAACCCTGCAACAG GTATTTTCACTGCTCCAGTCAGAGGAATCTATTACTTCAGCTTCTCTGGCCATAACATATCATCTAAAGCAATGGGGCTGCAACTGATGAAGAATGGAGTACACACGGTTACTGTGGTCAACCACCCGGCTGGAAACCGCCACGAGACAGCAACCAATGGCATGACTCTACAGCTTGAAGTGGGAGACCAGGTGTACGTGAAACTCAGCCAAAACACCTGGAtttttgataatgaaaataaccacAGCAGCTTCATTGGTTATTTGTTGTTCCCTCTGTAA